Proteins encoded in a region of the Thermodesulfobacteriota bacterium genome:
- the nagZ gene encoding beta-N-acetylhexosaminidase translates to MRNNPIESLGQLFMIGFPGTDLDVETQELIYRYGIGNFILFRRNVADPLQVARLCQDLKKACRDRGLPLPLISIDQEGGPVARLKPPFTQFPGAAGIARAADPAAEARRFADITARELNLIGCNMNFAPVMDLDVPGTDRIMEGRVFGSDPELVGHLGGIIIEGLQKEGILATAKHFPGIGGVKLDPHQDLPVMDTPLSELEKRELVPFQKAIVARVAAVMTAHVIYPDVDPDLPATLSRNFLMDILRYKMGFDGLVISDDLEMGAIERHFSLEESATLSLMAGTDIILICHEKEKIVRAFEAVRAFVEKDREGRMRLEESLRRVMAAKECYGITKNEFNKAAIKEYFKR, encoded by the coding sequence GTGAGGAATAATCCAATCGAATCATTGGGACAGCTTTTTATGATCGGCTTCCCGGGAACCGACCTGGACGTGGAGACGCAGGAACTGATCTATAGATACGGCATCGGCAATTTTATCCTCTTCAGGCGAAATGTGGCTGATCCGCTGCAAGTGGCCAGGCTCTGTCAAGACCTGAAAAAGGCCTGTCGGGATAGAGGGTTGCCCCTACCCCTCATTTCCATCGACCAGGAAGGCGGGCCGGTGGCCAGGCTAAAGCCGCCTTTTACCCAGTTTCCCGGGGCGGCAGGCATCGCCAGGGCAGCCGATCCAGCCGCAGAGGCCCGCCGGTTTGCCGACATAACAGCCAGAGAGTTGAATCTCATCGGCTGTAACATGAATTTTGCCCCGGTCATGGACCTCGACGTGCCGGGGACTGACCGCATTATGGAGGGGCGGGTATTCGGAAGTGACCCGGAGTTGGTGGGGCACCTGGGCGGCATTATAATTGAAGGCTTGCAAAAAGAAGGCATTCTGGCCACAGCCAAGCACTTTCCGGGCATAGGCGGGGTGAAACTGGACCCGCACCAGGACCTGCCGGTTATGGATACGCCTTTATCCGAACTGGAGAAAAGAGAACTTGTACCTTTCCAAAAAGCCATCGTCGCCCGGGTAGCGGCTGTTATGACGGCCCATGTGATTTATCCGGATGTCGATCCCGATCTGCCGGCGACCCTGTCCCGGAACTTCCTTATGGACATCCTGCGTTATAAGATGGGATTTGACGGCTTGGTCATTAGTGATGATCTGGAGATGGGAGCTATCGAAAGGCATTTCAGCCTGGAAGAGTCGGCAACGCTGTCCCTTATGGCCGGAACGGATATAATTCTTATCTGTCATGAAAAAGAAAAGATTGTACGGGCATTTGAAGCGGTAAGGGCATTTGTAGAGAAGGACAGAGAGGGGCGGATGCGCCTCGAAGAGTCCTTACGGCGTGTGATGGCTGCTAAAGAATGCTACGGTATAACAAAGAACGAATTTAACAAAGCAGCCATTAAGGAATATTTTAAACGATAG
- a CDS encoding cytochrome C, whose protein sequence is MKRLLVAFGGLVLLLIAVIWGCAEQRVVTVPAPGTISGESTITIMPAPAEAPAVVAAPAKAKAKIAPLYEREISPLKTEQCGQCHLYYYNTIRNEGGKHQIDCTKCHEKYHVYRPDKVKYEDIMPKCNTCHGLAHGDKLANCAACHANPHAPTGKMAGPDMDAGCSTCHGKVADELKTHKSKHTDVACSDCHTVHRHIPVCADCHSPHTPTQTNAECLSCHPVHMPLVITYPLETPRDTCGACHPKALQDLQKSQSKHDQLSCAKCHPKHRDIIQCEACHGQPHSPTLLKGFKKCGDCHNTAHAMPR, encoded by the coding sequence ATGAAAAGATTGCTGGTAGCCTTTGGGGGGTTAGTATTACTGCTTATCGCAGTTATTTGGGGTTGCGCGGAGCAGCGTGTAGTAACGGTACCGGCCCCGGGGACTATTTCGGGAGAAAGCACCATAACTATTATGCCGGCCCCGGCGGAGGCGCCAGCGGTAGTGGCAGCGCCGGCTAAGGCCAAGGCCAAGATAGCGCCGCTGTATGAAAGGGAGATATCGCCCCTAAAGACAGAGCAGTGCGGTCAGTGCCATTTGTATTATTACAATACCATCCGCAATGAAGGCGGAAAGCACCAGATCGATTGCACCAAATGTCATGAGAAATACCACGTGTACCGTCCGGACAAGGTCAAATACGAAGACATTATGCCTAAATGCAACACCTGTCACGGACTGGCTCACGGTGATAAACTGGCTAACTGCGCTGCCTGCCACGCCAACCCACATGCGCCGACGGGCAAGATGGCCGGCCCGGACATGGATGCCGGATGTTCCACCTGTCACGGCAAGGTAGCCGACGAGCTTAAGACCCATAAGAGTAAACATACAGACGTGGCGTGTTCCGACTGCCATACCGTGCACCGTCATATTCCGGTTTGTGCCGATTGTCATTCACCGCATACACCGACCCAGACCAATGCCGAGTGCTTAAGCTGCCACCCGGTGCACATGCCACTGGTGATCACGTATCCGCTCGAAACACCACGCGATACCTGTGGGGCATGCCATCCCAAGGCCCTGCAGGATCTCCAGAAGAGCCAGTCCAAGCACGATCAACTAAGTTGTGCCAAATGCCATCCCAAACATCGGGATATTATCCAGTGCGAGGCCTGCCATGGCCAGCCGCATAGTCCGACTTTGCTTAAGGGCTTCAAAAAGTGTGGTGACTGCCATAATACTGCCCACGCTATGCCCAGGTAA
- a CDS encoding cytochrome c biogenesis protein ResB produces the protein MKPENSLPAPPEKKQPFWKSLASVNLTIFLLIFLAVSSIVGTLIPQNEPPAMYVQRYGYGTYQLLDSLSLLDLYHSGWFRLLLLLLALNLIVCTTDRLRHVWDIVFPKEKRLNENAVLASPGTRALKYKANPSVVKAALLPILSGRLGDLNETTTGSTTILWREKGRLSRLGVYVVHLSVVIFYIAGIASSLGGFMTSINLPEGAVVEQVPLPNTNVGYNLGFALRVDKFEAQFYPTGEPRDYRSDITIIENGKPVLNGNIRVNQPLTYRGITFYQASYGRFPKTIELNLVDKSSGKIIPLSVPFGQEAILPDGLGTLRSLRVEPNVMDMGPAVQMLLTRPDGGQTDLWIFKNNPDFGRAKKLPYRFLVTEVREGFYTGLQVAKEPGILFVWAGSILMVLGIAVTFFMSHRKIWAVLEKKGEGTTVTIGGQTNKNKLGLEERLDNLYLRLQKADIK, from the coding sequence ATGAAGCCGGAAAACAGCCTCCCAGCGCCACCCGAAAAAAAACAACCTTTCTGGAAATCTCTCGCTTCAGTTAACCTCACCATATTCTTACTTATATTTCTCGCGGTAAGCTCTATTGTCGGGACGCTTATCCCTCAAAATGAGCCTCCCGCCATGTATGTTCAGCGGTATGGGTATGGCACTTACCAGCTTTTGGATTCGTTGTCTCTGCTGGACCTCTATCATTCGGGGTGGTTTAGACTCCTTCTCCTTCTCCTGGCGCTGAACCTGATTGTCTGTACTACGGACAGGCTCCGGCATGTCTGGGATATTGTTTTCCCAAAAGAAAAGAGGCTTAACGAAAACGCTGTCCTGGCCAGTCCAGGGACGAGGGCCTTAAAATATAAAGCGAACCCTTCCGTGGTTAAGGCCGCGCTCTTGCCCATTCTTTCAGGTAGGCTGGGCGATCTGAACGAGACTACCACCGGCTCAACAACAATTCTCTGGCGGGAAAAGGGAAGATTATCCCGTCTCGGGGTCTATGTCGTGCATCTTAGCGTCGTTATTTTCTATATTGCCGGGATAGCGAGCTCTCTGGGCGGGTTCATGACCAGCATTAATCTGCCGGAAGGGGCGGTGGTGGAACAGGTTCCCCTGCCTAATACTAACGTAGGCTATAATCTGGGCTTTGCCCTCCGCGTTGATAAGTTTGAGGCCCAGTTTTATCCCACCGGCGAACCAAGGGATTACCGCAGCGACATAACCATTATCGAAAACGGGAAGCCGGTTTTGAACGGCAACATCCGGGTCAACCAGCCCCTTACGTACAGAGGTATCACTTTTTATCAGGCCTCTTACGGTCGCTTCCCAAAGACGATTGAACTTAATCTGGTTGATAAAAGCAGCGGGAAAATCATTCCGCTTTCTGTTCCATTCGGCCAGGAGGCCATTTTGCCTGATGGGCTGGGTACTCTTCGTTCATTACGGGTTGAGCCGAATGTGATGGATATGGGCCCCGCGGTTCAGATGCTGTTGACCAGACCCGATGGAGGACAAACCGACCTTTGGATATTCAAAAACAACCCGGACTTTGGACGGGCCAAGAAATTACCGTACCGATTTCTCGTAACCGAGGTAAGGGAAGGTTTCTACACCGGCCTCCAGGTAGCCAAGGAACCGGGCATCCTCTTTGTCTGGGCCGGCAGTATATTAATGGTATTGGGAATTGCCGTGACCTTTTTCATGTCACACCGTAAGATATGGGCTGTGCTGGAGAAAAAAGGCGAGGGGACAACGGTTACCATCGGCGGCCAGACAAATAAAAACAAACTGGGGCTGGAAGAAAGGCTTGATAATCTCTACCTGCGACTCCAGAAAGCCGATATAAAATAA
- a CDS encoding cytochrome C, which produces MFHKKELFVVFAVLAIGLMAAVLYYNGPVGNAIAAEASLSNSDCVKCHPQQPETIASKGAKHKTAIGCLDCHTEHPPLGTQSIPKCAMCHAGKPHYELPECASCHADTHAPLDIKMGEKTTPVCLTCHPQQGNEMAISPSKHALLDCSKCHPAHRQYLDCLKCHDPHTKDMTFETCKTCHPPHKPLDIKYGMDTPSETCAACHYDAYDNLKANTTKHHDLSCAYCHRDKHKVVPPCEACHGKPHASGIHAKYTECGKCHGAAHTLMK; this is translated from the coding sequence ATGTTTCATAAAAAAGAACTATTTGTTGTATTTGCGGTTCTGGCCATAGGCCTTATGGCAGCGGTTTTGTATTATAACGGTCCTGTTGGTAATGCCATTGCTGCAGAGGCGTCCCTGTCCAACAGCGATTGCGTGAAGTGCCACCCGCAACAGCCGGAGACTATTGCCTCTAAAGGGGCCAAACACAAGACGGCTATTGGTTGTTTGGATTGCCACACCGAGCATCCGCCGCTGGGAACACAGTCTATCCCAAAATGTGCTATGTGCCATGCCGGTAAACCTCACTATGAATTGCCCGAATGCGCTTCCTGCCATGCGGATACCCATGCCCCGTTAGATATCAAGATGGGCGAGAAGACTACGCCGGTATGTCTCACCTGCCATCCACAGCAGGGAAATGAGATGGCGATTTCTCCAAGCAAACATGCCCTATTAGATTGCTCAAAGTGTCACCCGGCGCACAGACAGTACCTCGATTGTTTAAAGTGCCACGACCCGCATACCAAAGATATGACCTTTGAGACCTGTAAGACCTGTCATCCACCGCATAAACCCCTGGATATCAAATATGGCATGGATACACCCTCAGAGACCTGTGCGGCGTGCCACTATGATGCCTATGACAACTTGAAGGCCAACACTACAAAACATCATGATCTATCCTGTGCCTATTGCCATCGCGATAAACACAAGGTAGTTCCGCCCTGCGAGGCATGTCATGGAAAACCACATGCATCCGGTATCCATGCAAAATATACGGAATGCGGCAAGTGTCATGGCGCTGCGCACACCCTGATGAAATAG
- a CDS encoding cytochrome c biogenesis protein: MLSSKILAVVTFSYLAAVIFYLSALIFKTKIGQRIASVVTIGTFVAHTAAIILRWVESHNLGIGHAPFANFYESLVFFAWAIILIHFIAEYKYKLAHAGVFTVPFAFLGLAYASFSPTISSRIEPLVPALQSNWLIAHVITCFIGYGAFAVSCGLSIAYLFKRSDDKKDLDTLNYRVIVFGFLFLTAGIATGSIWAHSAWGAYWQWDPKETWSLITWFVYAIILHVRLRGWHGKKIALLSIGGFVSVLFTYFGVNFLLSGLHSYIN; the protein is encoded by the coding sequence ATGCTGAGTTCGAAAATTCTCGCTGTCGTAACGTTCAGCTATCTTGCGGCAGTGATATTTTATCTGAGCGCCCTGATCTTTAAGACAAAAATCGGCCAGAGGATCGCTTCGGTTGTCACTATAGGCACCTTTGTTGCACATACCGCTGCTATTATTTTACGCTGGGTTGAATCCCACAACCTCGGGATCGGCCATGCCCCATTTGCCAATTTTTATGAGTCCCTGGTCTTCTTTGCCTGGGCAATAATTTTGATCCATTTTATTGCTGAATATAAGTATAAACTCGCCCACGCAGGCGTGTTCACCGTACCTTTTGCCTTCCTTGGTCTGGCCTACGCCTCGTTTTCACCGACTATTTCAAGCCGCATTGAACCGCTTGTCCCGGCCTTGCAGAGCAACTGGCTCATTGCCCATGTCATCACCTGCTTTATTGGTTATGGCGCATTCGCTGTTTCCTGTGGCCTGAGCATAGCATACCTGTTTAAAAGATCCGATGACAAAAAAGACCTGGATACCCTTAACTATCGGGTGATTGTCTTTGGTTTTCTGTTTCTTACCGCCGGCATCGCAACCGGTTCCATCTGGGCACACTCGGCCTGGGGGGCCTACTGGCAATGGGACCCTAAAGAAACCTGGTCTCTGATTACGTGGTTCGTCTATGCGATCATTCTTCATGTCCGTCTGCGCGGGTGGCATGGCAAAAAGATCGCCCTGCTCTCCATTGGCGGCTTTGTATCAGTGCTCTTTACGTATTTTGGCGTCAATTTCCTTCTCTCCGGCCTGCACAGCTATATAAATTAA
- a CDS encoding cytochrome c3 family protein has translation MSTDMKNMEKGVIIMRRAGMFKTSCLAVLLSVFLALVPVGYALATVTGACVNCHTMHNSQGGTEMQLKAGETDPQGNLVRGTCVGCHGSDPAGASNIVTNIPQVWHSDGNDLAGGNFKYVVDTGDAYGHNVEGVVAADGTLTNTPPGYAAAMDPASTDYATASRLTCAGQNGCHGNRDNSGNYAGVSGAHHGSDAVLKFGGIVEGSQGASVATSYRFLYKVQGGEDTDWQDTVGAADHNEYKGAIYAARTTMAWADVNTISELCAECHGSFHMSGATGIGTASPWTRHPTDVLIPNSGEYASISTTYNPTVPVGRTTIPNAASGTVAAGTDIVTCLSCHRAHASGYADILRWDYSTMIANGGSLSTGCFVCHTTKDDGS, from the coding sequence TTGAGTACAGATATGAAAAATATGGAGAAAGGGGTGATAATCATGAGAAGGGCAGGTATGTTTAAAACTAGCTGTTTGGCGGTTCTATTGAGCGTATTTCTGGCCTTGGTACCGGTCGGGTATGCCCTGGCAACCGTCACAGGTGCCTGCGTAAACTGCCATACCATGCACAACAGCCAGGGTGGTACGGAAATGCAGTTAAAGGCTGGGGAGACAGACCCCCAGGGAAACCTGGTGCGCGGTACCTGTGTTGGTTGTCACGGAAGCGATCCGGCAGGGGCAAGCAACATTGTTACCAATATTCCCCAGGTGTGGCACAGCGACGGTAATGACCTGGCCGGCGGCAATTTTAAGTACGTCGTAGATACTGGCGATGCCTACGGACACAACGTCGAGGGCGTCGTGGCCGCAGACGGCACATTAACGAACACACCCCCGGGCTATGCAGCTGCTATGGATCCTGCAAGCACGGATTACGCTACCGCCAGCCGGCTGACCTGTGCCGGGCAAAATGGTTGCCATGGCAACCGGGATAATTCCGGCAATTATGCCGGTGTAAGTGGAGCCCACCATGGCAGTGACGCCGTCCTTAAGTTTGGCGGTATCGTCGAAGGTTCTCAAGGGGCTTCTGTAGCCACCAGTTACCGTTTCCTCTACAAAGTACAGGGCGGAGAGGACACCGATTGGCAGGACACGGTTGGTGCCGCTGACCACAATGAGTATAAAGGTGCAATCTATGCCGCCAGAACCACCATGGCCTGGGCGGATGTCAATACCATAAGCGAGCTCTGTGCCGAGTGCCATGGTAGTTTCCATATGTCAGGCGCTACCGGTATTGGTACAGCCAGCCCCTGGACAAGACATCCAACTGATGTGCTCATACCTAATAGCGGTGAATATGCAAGCATCTCGACTACTTATAATCCTACGGTTCCGGTGGGGCGGACTACAATCCCCAATGCGGCGAGCGGGACAGTGGCAGCCGGCACTGATATCGTTACGTGCCTCTCCTGTCACCGGGCCCATGCCAGCGGCTATGCGGATATTCTGAGATGGGATTATAGCACTATGATAGCGAACGGAGGCTCCCTTAGCACAGGGTGCTTTGTCTGCCATACCACCAAGGATGACGGTAGTTAA
- a CDS encoding AMP nucleosidase, with translation MLERLEIAKCWLPRYTGMPLDLFGDYILLTNFRYYLTNFAEKFKCDIYGDNKPMQAATNSSGLTIVHFGIGTANVATITDLLSARHPKGALFLGKCGGLKKSTEIGNFILPIAAIRGEGTSNDYFPPEVPALPSFKLHKFVSEKILEHGHEYRTGVVYTTNRRLWEHDQRFQDRLKQMTCIAIDMETATFFIVGHYNEIARGALLLVSDLPLTPEGVKTEELDERVTAQWSEMHLQIGIEAMMEIGEKGEQIKHFRY, from the coding sequence ATGCTTGAGCGACTTGAGATCGCCAAGTGCTGGCTCCCCCGTTATACCGGAATGCCCCTCGATCTTTTCGGCGACTATATCCTTCTGACCAACTTCCGGTACTACCTCACGAACTTTGCCGAAAAGTTCAAATGCGACATATACGGGGACAACAAGCCGATGCAGGCTGCGACCAACAGCAGCGGTCTGACGATCGTCCACTTCGGCATCGGAACGGCCAACGTTGCGACCATAACGGATTTGCTCAGCGCCCGCCACCCCAAGGGAGCGTTGTTTCTCGGCAAATGCGGAGGGTTGAAGAAGTCGACCGAGATTGGCAACTTCATCCTCCCAATCGCGGCCATAAGGGGCGAAGGCACCAGCAACGACTATTTCCCGCCTGAAGTGCCTGCGCTTCCGTCCTTCAAGCTACATAAGTTCGTCTCTGAAAAGATTTTGGAGCACGGGCATGAATACCGGACCGGGGTAGTTTACACGACAAATCGTCGCCTGTGGGAACACGACCAGCGTTTCCAGGATCGGCTTAAGCAAATGACCTGTATAGCCATTGATATGGAAACAGCGACGTTCTTCATTGTGGGCCACTATAACGAGATCGCCCGGGGCGCACTCCTCCTTGTATCTGACCTTCCGCTTACACCTGAGGGGGTCAAGACAGAGGAATTGGACGAACGCGTGACTGCGCAGTGGTCCGAAATGCACCTCCAGATTGGGATTGAAGCGATGATGGAGATTGGAGAAAAGGGTGAGCAGATCAAACACTTCAGATACTGA
- a CDS encoding pitrilysin family protein encodes MNTNYKIIEGILPMKPYHKRIITSLLSLILLSFIFITIPVIQAEEAFPNPYRFQLDNGLTVIIKENHAAPVAAIQVWVKAGSVYETDNEAGITHFIEHMIFKGTAKREPGEIARAIEAVGGDINAYTSLDYTVYHVAIGSKFFDVGLDILSDAVLHSSFDQLEIEREKMVVLEEIRMRQDQPSVKLFEAVMAKAYTVSPYRRPVIGFPKTVQPLTRDSILAYMKKRYTPSNLTVVVVGDLETADCISRIKRAFSGMKGAAPESVSLEEPPQNEVRTVLLEDEINESHLNMCFPIPGFNDPDSVALDVLASILGEGESSRLYRELRDQKTLVHDIGAYAFTPMGPGLFEVACSLDAEKSKQAAEAALREIYRLRYDHVTEDELNKAKLNIESGFIYAQERVQGQARKLGYFETMAGDYREQASYLKKVAAVTPEDIRRVAAKYLHPERLTLGLLVPKEATMPFSMEEAAHLSRAADEEAKKLYASRKVEISGAQKFILSNGITLLVKEERNVPTVSMHAVFLGGLRYETAADNGLFNALAQLWTKGTKRRGAQEIAAEIEGMAGSINGFSGKNTFGLSATFLSRFFSRGLDILTEVMLEPDFSPKELEKVRPVLLAQLKQQEDSLPAITFLNFNKLLFTGYPYSMNPLGSPETIKKLSTKKIKEGYQRYVIPGNLVLAIVGDVEASSVKSEVERLLSRWKNPGFRDVRIALPRPVASPKTASILKSKQQVHIAIGFRGVTLSHPDRAALDVLNNVLSGQGGRLFARLRDKESLAYSLSAFSTEGIETGAFGVYIATSPEKKDAAVNSMWRELNRVRDEIIDPAELDRAKRYIIGSTEIGLQTNAAQAMDMALNERYRLGFDFTKTYLDQIEKITVDNVLRVARTYIQPEKYVVVAVGPNSAEQRH; translated from the coding sequence ATGAACACTAACTATAAGATTATAGAAGGGATTTTACCTATGAAACCTTATCACAAACGCATTATAACCTCCTTACTATCCTTAATTCTACTGTCCTTTATTTTTATAACCATCCCGGTCATCCAGGCTGAAGAGGCCTTTCCCAACCCTTATCGCTTTCAGCTTGATAACGGCCTTACAGTAATCATCAAAGAAAACCATGCCGCCCCGGTCGCGGCCATTCAGGTCTGGGTGAAGGCCGGAAGTGTTTACGAGACGGATAACGAGGCCGGCATTACCCACTTCATAGAGCACATGATCTTTAAAGGAACGGCCAAGCGCGAGCCCGGAGAGATAGCCAGGGCGATTGAGGCGGTGGGCGGGGATATAAATGCCTACACCTCTCTGGATTACACCGTCTATCACGTAGCTATAGGCAGTAAATTTTTCGATGTAGGACTGGACATACTTTCTGATGCCGTCCTTCACTCATCATTTGACCAGTTAGAGATCGAACGGGAAAAAATGGTGGTCCTGGAAGAAATCCGCATGCGCCAGGACCAGCCTTCCGTAAAACTCTTTGAAGCGGTTATGGCAAAGGCGTACACGGTTTCTCCATACCGGAGGCCGGTAATCGGTTTTCCCAAAACCGTCCAGCCCCTCACAAGAGACTCTATTCTGGCCTATATGAAAAAGCGCTACACGCCTTCTAACCTCACGGTAGTCGTGGTGGGGGACCTAGAGACCGCTGATTGTATCTCACGGATTAAACGGGCATTTTCCGGCATGAAAGGCGCAGCCCCTGAATCCGTTTCCCTTGAGGAACCGCCGCAGAATGAAGTGCGCACGGTCTTGCTTGAGGATGAGATCAACGAGTCGCACCTTAATATGTGTTTCCCTATACCCGGTTTTAATGACCCTGATAGTGTGGCCCTGGATGTGCTGGCGAGCATCCTCGGAGAGGGTGAAAGTTCCCGGCTCTACCGGGAGCTGAGAGACCAAAAGACACTGGTACACGACATAGGCGCCTACGCCTTTACGCCCATGGGTCCCGGCCTGTTCGAAGTCGCCTGTAGTCTGGATGCGGAAAAGAGTAAGCAGGCAGCCGAAGCCGCATTACGTGAAATTTATCGCCTTCGGTATGACCACGTTACAGAGGACGAACTCAATAAGGCCAAGCTGAATATAGAGTCAGGTTTTATTTATGCCCAGGAAAGGGTACAGGGGCAGGCCCGCAAACTCGGGTATTTTGAGACCATGGCCGGTGACTATCGTGAACAGGCGAGTTATCTAAAGAAGGTGGCAGCCGTCACACCTGAAGATATACGGCGGGTAGCGGCGAAATATCTCCATCCGGAACGCCTTACCTTAGGACTCCTGGTTCCAAAGGAGGCGACGATGCCTTTTTCTATGGAAGAGGCAGCCCACCTATCCCGTGCGGCAGATGAAGAGGCAAAAAAATTATACGCCAGCCGGAAGGTGGAGATATCCGGGGCACAGAAATTCATCCTTTCAAACGGCATCACCCTCCTGGTGAAGGAAGAGCGAAACGTGCCTACGGTCTCCATGCACGCCGTTTTCCTGGGCGGACTGCGATATGAAACTGCGGCCGATAATGGCCTGTTTAATGCCCTGGCTCAGTTATGGACAAAAGGAACGAAGCGAAGAGGCGCCCAGGAGATAGCCGCCGAGATTGAAGGCATGGCCGGTAGCATCAATGGCTTCTCGGGTAAGAATACCTTCGGACTGAGCGCTACCTTTCTATCCCGTTTCTTTTCCCGTGGGCTTGATATCCTGACCGAGGTCATGCTTGAGCCGGACTTTAGCCCGAAGGAGCTGGAAAAAGTGCGTCCGGTGTTGCTGGCGCAACTAAAACAGCAGGAAGACAGTCTCCCGGCTATTACCTTTCTCAACTTCAACAAGCTGCTTTTTACCGGTTATCCGTACAGTATGAATCCCCTCGGAAGCCCGGAGACTATTAAGAAGCTCTCAACAAAAAAAATTAAAGAGGGCTACCAGCGCTATGTCATCCCCGGTAATCTTGTCCTGGCGATAGTGGGTGACGTAGAGGCATCCAGTGTAAAGTCAGAGGTAGAAAGGCTGCTTTCCCGTTGGAAGAACCCGGGCTTTAGGGATGTCAGGATTGCGCTTCCCAGGCCTGTCGCGAGTCCCAAAACTGCCTCCATTTTAAAGTCCAAACAGCAGGTGCATATCGCCATCGGCTTTCGGGGTGTTACCCTTTCTCATCCGGATAGGGCCGCCCTGGATGTCTTGAATAACGTACTTTCCGGGCAGGGCGGGCGTCTCTTTGCCAGGCTTCGGGATAAGGAAAGCCTGGCCTATAGCCTCTCGGCCTTTTCTACGGAAGGGATAGAAACGGGCGCCTTCGGCGTATATATAGCGACAAGCCCGGAAAAGAAAGATGCGGCTGTTAACAGTATGTGGCGGGAGCTGAACCGGGTGCGGGATGAGATAATCGACCCGGCGGAACTGGACCGGGCCAAGCGGTATATAATCGGAAGTACGGAGATCGGCCTCCAGACCAACGCCGCCCAGGCCATGGACATGGCCCTAAACGAACGCTACAGACTCGGTTTTGATTTTACAAAAACCTATCTGGACCAAATAGAAAAAATTACCGTTGACAACGTGTTGAGAGTGGCCAGAACATACATTCAACCCGAAAAATACGTGGTTGTCGCGGTGGGCCCGAATAGTGCAGAACAAAGGCATTGA